The Helicobacter canis genomic sequence TACTTCAAAAATAAATTTAAATACCCTGCACACTCTACCTATCCCCATACCACCTTTATCCGTGCAAGAAAAAATAGTAACTCATATACAAAAGATAGAATCTAGCATTGCCGCTACACAAGAGAAAATAAAAGCCCTAGAGCTAGAACTTGAACGCTATATAGAATCCACTTTATAGAATCTAGCAGATATTTCGCTTAAAGCCTTGAAGCGACAAAGCCACTTCCCCTTGTCATACTGAGCGTGAGCTAGTATCTAACAATACAGAATCCAAAAGAGATATTTCAGGGCTAAAGCCCTTCAATATGACAAACACAACAGATTTTCGCTACCACTCAAAATGACAATCTTCTAGATTCTAAGAATCTTAAAGTATAATTATTTACTACAAAATACTAAGGAGATTCTATGCGAAGTGATATTGTGAAAAAAGGACATCAAAGAGCCCCACACAGAAGTTTGCTAAGAGCCACAGGGCTAAAAGATGAGGATTTCAACAAACCCTTCATCGGCGTAGCAAATAGCTATATTGACATTATTCCGGGGCATTTTTTCTTAAACAAATATGCTGAGATTGTCAAAGATGAAATCCGCAAGGCTGGGGGTGTGCCTTTTGAGTTTAACACCATTGGCGTAGATGATGGTATCGCAATGGGGCATAGCGGTATGCTCTACTCTCTGCCAAGTCGCGAACTCATTGCTGATTGTATAGAATCTGTGATGAACGCCCACGCGTTAGATGCGATGATTTGCCTACCAAACTGCGATAAGATTGTGCCCGGAATGCTTATGGGGGCGTTGCGTGTGAATGTGCCTACAATCTTTGTAAGCGGCGGTCCTATGAAAGCAGGGCGTTTGAGTGATGGCACAATTTTGGATCTAAACTCCGCATTTGAAGCAGTAGGGGCGTATGAAAGTGGCAAGATTAGTGAAAAAAGATTGCACGAGATAGAGTGCCAAGCCTGTCCTAGTGGGGGGAGTTGTAGCGGAATGTTTACCGCAAACTCTATGAATACGCTGTGTGAAGCTATGGGCGTAGCATTACCGGGTAATGGCACGATTCCGGCTTTAACGCCAGAGCGAGAAGAGTTGCTAAGGCAGGGGGCTAGACGCATTGTGGAGATTGCCCTAGATTCTAGCTTAAGTGAAAAGTTTAGATTCCGCAATATTTTGAGTGCAAAAGCCGTGCATAACGCCTTTGTCGTGGATATGGCAATGGGGGGCAGCACAAATACGATTTTGCATATGTTAGCCATTGCCAAAGAAGCGGAAGTGGATTTTAACCTAGAATCTATTAATAACATCGCTGCAAATGTCGCACATATTGCTAAAATCGCCCCGGCATTAAGTAGCGTGCATATGGAGGATATAAATCGTGCGGGGGGAGTTTCAGCAGTGATGAATGAAGTGTCTAAAAGAGAAAAATCTATTTTGCACCTAGACGCTCTCACAATCACCGGCGAGACTTTGGGGCAGAGAATAGCAAACGCAAACATCACAGATTCTAGCATTATCCGCCATAATGACAACGCCTACTCGCAAGTGGGCGGATTAAAAATCCTTTTTGGCAATCTCTGCGAGCAAGGGGCGGTGCTAAAAGTCGCTGCCGTGGCAGAATCTATGAAAGAATTTAGCGGCAAGGCGATTTGCTTTAACTCCCAAGATGAAGCGATTAAGGGCATTGCAGGAGGCAAAGTAAAGGCGGGGAGCGTGGTGGTTATCCGCTATGAAGGACCAAAGGGGGGACCGGGAATGCAAGAGATGCTAAGCCCTACAAGTCTTATTATGGGAATGGGCTTGGGTGAGAGCGTAGCACTCATCACTGATGGACGATTTAGCGGGGCGACAAGGGGGGCTTGTATCGGGCATATAAGCCCAGAGGCTGCTGAAGGGGGGCTTATCGCACTCATTGAAGATGGTGATACAATAGAGATTTCTGTCTCGCGTGGGAGCTTGGAGCTAAAAGTGGATTCTAAGACTTTAGAAGCACGCAAAGCTAAATGGAAGCCAATACAAAAAGAGATAACAAGCAAATGGCTCAAACGCTACGCCCTGCTTGTAAGCAACGCCGCAAATGGCGCGGTGCTAAAAACGGAGCTGTAAGGGTAGATAGCAATAGTATGAAAGTGTGTGATATTTTGTGGTATTTCACTTATATTTTCACATCGCAAGAGCGGAGTTTGATATATCTCTAAAAAGGCGATGAGATGAAAAGTCTAAAGATTATCAAGGCTATGCTATTTGGAGGTGTTGAGCCAAAGAGTGAGACCTCTTAGAGCAAAGACTAGCGTTTTTCATAGGGCTTGTGCTTTATCATTACCAGCTTAATAAAACGATCAAAAATCTTGCTGGGTGGAATCTAAGCGATAGTTTATAACTATGGAGTGTGCAACTAATCTTGGATGTTTTTAAGGAATCTTAAGCATTTAGCGGTATTCATTTTCAAGGCAAATGCCCATTTTACGCGCAATGTTTAGTGGCGAGATAGATTCCCACTATATTGTAGAGCGACATAGTCTTGTGGTAAGATGGGATAAAATGATAGGGAGCGTTGAAATAGCAAAAGGGATTAAAGGTGCTAAAATGAGCGATATAAAATCCACGCAAAATAAGGACCAAGCTATGCGAAATGTCAATACAGAATCAAGCCTAGATTCCACAAGCCAAACACAAATCCCAGCAGAATCTAAACTTGCAAATCTACCTATCGCATTATTTGCTTCAGTTATGGGGATAGGTGGCTTAAGCCTTGTATTGAAAAAAGCAAGTGTAGCTTTTGGGAGCGCGGCACTTGCAAATGCGTCCTTTAATAGCACAGCACTTCATAGCGGAGCAAACGCACTAGAATCCAGCCTAGATTCTAGCCCATCGTGGCAAGGGGTAATCGCACCATTTTTATGGTGGGGAGCATGTAGCTTTGCTGTGTTGGCGGTAGTTGTCTTTGCCCTTTTGCTTGTGTGCTACTCTGCAAAAATGCTTTATCACTCTAATGCGTTTAAAGCGGATTTAAAACATCAAGTCAAAATTAACTTCCTATCAAGTATCCCCATTAGTATGCTTATCATCGTGGCGTTTTGGAGTGATTTGAGTAGCGGGGTAGATTTGCTATGGCAAGGGATTTTAGGGCTTTTTTATGTGGCAAGTGCTTTGCAACTTGTGCTAAGTCTTTATGTGATGAGCTTTTGGTTTAAAGAGAGTATGAAGAGTGCTTTGCTATCCCCTGCGTGGTTTATACCTATTGTAGGCAATTTAATCGTTCCTTTAAGTGGTGGCTTAATAATAGCACCAAAGGAATTATTGCTCTTTTTCTTTTCTATCGGCTGCTTTTTTTGGATTCTCTTAAGTGCGATGATTATGCAGCGGTTAATCTTTGAGCAGAGTTTAGAATCTAAGTTTATCCCCACACTTTTTATTTTTATCGCTCCACCTAGCATTTTTGTCGTGGATTTTCATAGCCTTTTTGGCGTGCATAATGCTTTAAGCCTTATAGGCTTTAATGTCGCACTCTTTTTCGTGCTATTGCTTTTAAGTCTGGGCAATATCTTTACTAAGCTAAACTTCGCGCCATCGTGGTGGGCTTTTACCTTTCCGCTGTGTGCCTTTGGGATAGCGAGCTTTGATTTATATATGATTGAATTTAAATGCTTTTATGGACTTTTAGGGATTTTGGGGCTTGTGATGGCATTTTTTGCGGTGGTGTTTATCTCATATAAGACTTTAAGGGCTGTGGTGAGCGGAGCAATTTTTAAAGATCCTTAAATTTCCCTTAGGCATTGCTCAAGCAAGGCTGCGGTAGCTTGGATAATTTTTTGGCATTGGGCGTGTGTGAGCTGATCTCTTGGGGATTCTAGGGTGATATAGCGCAGATCTTTATGCCCCCAGCGCGGCTTGTCATACTGGGCATAAAGCCCTATGCTTGGCACTCCTAGATTTAGGGCTAGGTGCGTTGTGCCTGTGCTTGGGCTGATACACACACTTGCGCGAGTGATTAGCGCGATAAGGTGGGGGAGTTTGTTGTTGGCAAAGATTATAAGATTGCGCGAGTTAAAATTGCGCTGCTGCTTGTAGCTTCTCAAAGCTTGCATAAACTCCCTATGCACAGCAGGATAAGTGATCACTAGCACCTGGTGGGTTTTGCACACTTGCGCTATAAGCTCTAGCCACGCGTGCTGCGGGAGCGAGTAGGCATTATTGACATTAAAGGGATTGATCACAATTAGCCTAGACTTATACCCCCCCCCAAACACGATTTGGCAAAACGCTTTTGATAGATATAGCGCAGGATTGTATCAACTTGGGCTTGGATAGACTCTGGCGCACAAAGCCTAGCAGGAGAAAAATCAAGGCGTGTAATAGCGGTGTCAAAGGCTTTGGGATTGATGAGCCGCACTAAGTGTAGCAGGATATTTTCAAAGCTCATTTGCTTGTATGTGCGGCTAGCATAAATAGGCAGAGTCCTAGCACGCCACGCAAAAAGGCTCACAAACTTCCTAGCACATAGCACGCGCTTGGCATTGGTAGCAAGCCCAAAGCGCAGAAATGAGCTTTTGCTATCACTTAGGATAAGATAATCACACGCAAAGCTATTGATTATAGCGATTTGCTTACTAACATTCTCTTTGAAGCTAGGATCCCACACATCAGCCCCAATATCTAGCAACAAATCAATATGGCTTGCTTGTGAGTAGAGCGCAGTAGTCGTGGCATTGCCAAAGACTATGAGCCTGCAAGCAAACAACGCCTTAATCGCGTATAATGCTTTGGCATACACGATATTTGAGCCAAGCTCCCTTGAAGCACATACAAATCCCACAACCACGCCAGCGACCCCTATGCTTTGAAAAATAAAAATTCCTGTGCTTTTTGCTTGTCAAGCGGCTCTACTTCTAGGATAGATTCTCCCACCTGCACGCGCTCCTTTGCCCCGCTGTGTTTGGCATAGGCAAGCGTTAAACGCGCTGCTAGGATTCTATCTCCATCACTCGCGCTAGATTCTACAAGCCCAAGCGGTCCTTTAGAATCTAGCAGAGTGATATGCGACATTTTTGGGTTGGGGGCGGAGAGCTTTTTGTTTTCCTCATCATTGCGAGCAATCACACAGCGCGCGCCATCTGGCAGCACCATATATCGCCCTACTTTTACCAATGCCACATCTTCTAGCACCATTGTCCTATGCGCGCTTAGATCTTTGATTTTATTTGCCACGCTTAAATCTGTAAGCAAGCAGCCTCCGCCGGGGTTTTCATAATATTGAAAGCCCCATTTTTTCACCATCTCAAGCTGTCTCGTGCGCCCTCTGCCGCTTATATCAAGCAGCTTCTCTCGATCTACCCAGCCCATTTTCTCCGGGAAGCTTGGCTCTAGGAGCTTGGCACACATCGGTCGCAGCAGCAGCTCATCTAAATACTGCGGCTTGCTAGAATCCACTTTATCTTGTGCTAGCAAATGCGCAAACCTCTCATCACTCCCAAAGCCACGCACAAGCTTTCTTACTTGATCTAGGGCTTCTTTGCGCTGGGATTTGGGACGCTGCCCTAGCACCTCTCCGCTTATCACAAAGCTAGCCCCTAGCTCATCAAGCCGCAAAAACGCTTGGGCAAACATATTAGCGTGGCAGTCGATACACGGATTAAAATACTTGCCATAGCCGTATTTGGGCGTGAAAAGCACATTGTCAAAAAACTGCTTTCTAATATCAATCAAAACAAGCCCTGCGCCCACTTGCTCTGCGGCATTGCGCAGATACTCGCTTTTGTCCTTATTGCCCCCAAAGCCTATGTTAAAATGCACGGCTTTGACCTTGATCCCTTGGAGTGTGAGAAGCTTCATCGCAATGAGGCTATCACACCCACCGCTAAAAAGTGCTAATGCTGTCATATTGGTTGTAGTTTCCTTTCTGTGGATTTGGTAGTTTTAAGAGATAGAATCTTAGCGCGAAGTTGGGAAATTTGCGCGAGATCTTTTGTCTGCTTGAGTTTGGATTCTAAAAAGCGCAGGATAAATATGCGCAGCTCCGCTTCAAATCCCCCCTCACACAAAGGCAGCGGATCTAGGGCTATGCCCAAAAGCTGTGGGTGGCTAGGGTCATTGGCACACAGGGCATCAAAGGCTGCTTGATACTCGGTAAAAATACTTCTATCAATATAGAGCAAGGCTTGATTAAGCAGGGCTTCATCTTCAAGCATATAGCGCAAGATGAGCCGCTCTAATTTATCGCCGCTAGATTCTGGGGCTTGGATGGGCTTTGGCTTTGGGGCTTTGGCTTTGGGGTGCAAAAATTGCAATGGCACTTGGAGAAGATCTGCGCTAAATTGCGCGTATTCTTCTTGCATAAGGGGGCTAAGGGTGTGTAAAAAGGCTTTGATTTCTTTAAGCGCGTCTTCTTTGCTAAGGGGGTTGGCGAGATTATGCTTGCTTGCAATCATTGTAAGACCAAATTCGATAAATGGCGTGGGACTTGCAAAAAGCTTTTCCACTTCTTGCTCCCTGCCTGCTAGGATCATATCTGCTGGGTCTGCGCCATCGGGGAAGATCACCACGCCGCCCTTTTTGCTTAAAGGTGCTAGCATACTGCTTGCGCGAAAGGCTGCGTTAATGCCAGCCTTATCGCCATCATAGCTTAGGATAATCTCTGGCTCGCCTTTATTCAGCAAGGGGATATGTTCTTTGGTAAGAGCTGTGCCAAGTGTGGCGACAGCGTTGTTTATGCCAGCTTTGTGGAGCATTATGGTATCGATATAGCCTTCTGTGATGATGATTTGCCTGCTAGCAAAAATCGCTTGCTTGGCTAGGTGGTAGCCATAAAGCAAGCGCGATTTGTTAAAAAGTGGATTCTGGGGGGAGTTTAGGTATTTTGCCATTGCGCCTTCTTTGATACTGCGCCCACCAAAGCCCACGACCTTGCCATTTGCCGAGTAGATAGGAAACATAATGCGCTCACCAAAACGCGGATAAAAGGGCTGATTATACTGCTCATTTTTGCCGATGATGCCGTTTTTTAGCAGCTCATCTGTGGGGAGATTTTGGGCGTTGATAAAGGCTTGGTGTCTAGCGTGGCTTGGGCAAAATCCTAGATTCCACTGGGCGATCAATCTATCATCAATACCACGCTTGTGGAGATAGGCAAGCATAGGCGCGGAGTCTAGCAAGCTAGTGTGGTAGAAAGCGGCGATTTTCTCTAGGGTGTCGGTGCGCTCCACGCGCTCTTTGCTGTCGTATTCTAGGCGGAAGTCAAGCATATCAGCGATTTTCTCAATGGCTTCGACAAAGCCTAGCTTCTCATACTCCATTACAAATTTTATGCTATCGCCCCCTATGCCGCAGCCATAGCAGTGGAAGATCCCCTTGCTCGGTGAGATCATAAAGCTTGGGGACTTTTCATTATGAAAGGGGCAGGTCGTAGCATAATTGCTCCCCACGCGCTTTAGCTCAAGATAGTGGCTTATGATTTCAAGAATATCAATGCGGTTTTTGAGATTTTCAATCGATGCGCTTGTGATCATTATATGCCTTTGGTGGGCTTAGTAAGCCTAGAATCTACGATAGCTAGATTGGTGGTTAGTGTCGCGATTGTAGCGCGGATTTTATTAGAAGCGTATAAAGTGGCAAAGTGGATTCTAGGGGCTTGGGCGTTGTGCATATAGACTACTAAAGAAACTGCGCTTTGCTTGTTTTCACACCTTGCGGCACAAGGCTCGTAATGACAAAGCAAGGAGCGGTGTCGCTAGAATCCACTTTTCCCTAGAATCCACTTTTTGTAATTCTGCGGTTTTTTCAAAAGTGGATTCTAGGGGTTGAGCTTGTTTTGTAAAACCGGATTCTAGGAGTTGCGGTGGGGCTGTGGTAGCTTTGGCGTTTTTGGGGAAGGTTAGCGAACTTGGCGTTCGTGCCTTCCGCAAAAACGCCAACACTGCCGCATCGCCTACCCAAGACCGAATCCCTTGCTAGAATCCACTTTTTGTAGCAATAAGCTCTAGTGCCAAATTCGCCTGATGTGCCGCACAGATAGTAACCCTTGGAGCCATTAGCCCCTGTCCCACTTGCGCCGCACTGACTTGATCACCACAGATGTAGAGATAGGGCGCAAACTGCTTGGTTTGGATCGCATTGCTTTTACCATAGCCTGCTAGCCCAGAAGCGCAGATGAGAAAGGTGCGCGGGTAATGCTTGTGGAAGTTTTGGGCTAGCATTGCTTTAGCTAGGGCGTTGTCAAAGGCTTCGCACACAATATCTACGCCGTCAAAAAGCGTGGGGAGATTATCTTCATCAATCTTTAGCGTGTGGATATGCGTGGTGGTGTAGGGATTGATTTGGCGGATATGTTCTTGCAAGGCGTTAGTTTTATACTTGCCTAGATCGCTTATCTCATAGGCTTGGCGGTTGAGATTACTAGGCTCTATCACATCAAAATCTATAAGCACAAGCTCGCCTACTCCGCTTCTAGCAAGCATTATAGCAATATGAGAGCCTAGCCCCCCAAGCCCACAGATAGCGACTTTTGCCTGCTTTAGCTTCTCGTGTAGCTTTGGCGTGTGGCGTGCTCTCATCATAGAATCTAGCGCGTCTTTTGGCGGTAGCACGCCCTTTTGTATGCAAAATAGCTCATCGCCATTTTGCAGGGCTATAGGCTCTTTGGTGGCAAAGCCATTAACAATCCACACATCACTCTCCTTGCCCCCAAGACTTTGGAAAAGCTCTAGGCTTGTGCGTGCGTGCGTGGCTAGGGGTGCGCCATTTAGCGTGATATGCAAAAGCGGGGCTGGATCTTTGGGGCTTGGCATCACCCCCCTCCTACAAAGCTTACGATTTCTACCACATCACCTTGTTTAAACACAAGCGTAGCAAGCTCATCTTTAGGCACGATTTTGCCATTTAGCTCTATGGCTATGGTCTCTATGGCAAGCTTATGCTCTGTGAGATAGCTCTGCAAGGGGAGAGAGTCTAGGGTAAATATCTGTCCGTTGATTGTCATACTAAGCCTTTGTGCGTGGTTTGCTAGCCTTGGCGGATTTGCTAGATTTAGGGTGTTTGGGTGTTGAAGGCGCAAGTATTTTTGGCGTTAGCGTGAAAGCCCCATTGCTATAATCAATCCACACAAGCCCCCCAGAATCTAGCCTACCATCGATGATAAGCTCGCTTAAAGCGACTTTGATATGCGTGTCTATAAGCTTTTTGATCTCCCTTGCCCCAAGCGCGCTCTCAAAACTTTGATTAGTGATAGCATTTAGCGCACTAGAATCCAGCTTTAGCACGATATGGCGCGTAGCAAGGGTGGCATTTAGATCACTAAGCACCTTTTGGGCGATTTTTTATATGTGGCTTTGGTGAGTGGGCTAAAGTGGATAATGCCATCAAGTCTGCCGCGGAACTCTGGGCTAAATGTATCCTTTAGCGCGGCGTTTTGGCGCAGGGAGCTATCTTTGGTAAATCCTATGGCATTGCCATCTTTGCTGCCGACATTAGAAGTAAGGATAAGAATAGTATTTTCAAAATGCGCGACATTGCCCATATTATCAGTAAGCGTGGCATTATCCATAACTTGCAAGAGAATATTATAAATATCGCTATGGGCTTTTTCTATCTCATCTAGCACTAGCACGCAGTGGGGATTTTTACGCACTTTATCTACGAGAATCCCGCCATTTTCATAGCCCACATAGCCAGCAGGTGCGCCAATAAGCGTGGCGACACTATGGGCTTGGGAGTATTCACTCATATCAAATCGCTCAAAGTGCATTCCCAAGTGCTTGGCAAGCTCTTTTGCTAGCTCTGTTTTGCCCACACCGCTAGGTCCGCTAAAAAGAAAGCTCCCAATGGGGCGATTAGGCTCTGTGAGATTTGCCTTAGCGATTTTGATCGCGCGCGCGAGCTT encodes the following:
- the ilvD gene encoding dihydroxy-acid dehydratase, whose amino-acid sequence is MRSDIVKKGHQRAPHRSLLRATGLKDEDFNKPFIGVANSYIDIIPGHFFLNKYAEIVKDEIRKAGGVPFEFNTIGVDDGIAMGHSGMLYSLPSRELIADCIESVMNAHALDAMICLPNCDKIVPGMLMGALRVNVPTIFVSGGPMKAGRLSDGTILDLNSAFEAVGAYESGKISEKRLHEIECQACPSGGSCSGMFTANSMNTLCEAMGVALPGNGTIPALTPEREELLRQGARRIVEIALDSSLSEKFRFRNILSAKAVHNAFVVDMAMGGSTNTILHMLAIAKEAEVDFNLESINNIAANVAHIAKIAPALSSVHMEDINRAGGVSAVMNEVSKREKSILHLDALTITGETLGQRIANANITDSSIIRHNDNAYSQVGGLKILFGNLCEQGAVLKVAAVAESMKEFSGKAICFNSQDEAIKGIAGGKVKAGSVVVIRYEGPKGGPGMQEMLSPTSLIMGMGLGESVALITDGRFSGATRGACIGHISPEAAEGGLIALIEDGDTIEISVSRGSLELKVDSKTLEARKAKWKPIQKEITSKWLKRYALLVSNAANGAVLKTEL
- a CDS encoding SLAC1 anion channel family protein translates to MSDIKSTQNKDQAMRNVNTESSLDSTSQTQIPAESKLANLPIALFASVMGIGGLSLVLKKASVAFGSAALANASFNSTALHSGANALESSLDSSPSWQGVIAPFLWWGACSFAVLAVVVFALLLVCYSAKMLYHSNAFKADLKHQVKINFLSSIPISMLIIVAFWSDLSSGVDLLWQGILGLFYVASALQLVLSLYVMSFWFKESMKSALLSPAWFIPIVGNLIVPLSGGLIIAPKELLLFFFSIGCFFWILLSAMIMQRLIFEQSLESKFIPTLFIFIAPPSIFVVDFHSLFGVHNALSLIGFNVALFFVLLLLSLGNIFTKLNFAPSWWAFTFPLCAFGIASFDLYMIEFKCFYGLLGILGLVMAFFAVVFISYKTLRAVVSGAIFKDP
- a CDS encoding glycosyltransferase family 9 protein; this translates as MINPFNVNNAYSLPQHAWLELIAQVCKTHQVLVITYPAVHREFMQALRSYKQQRNFNSRNLIIFANNKLPHLIALITRASVCISPSTGTTHLALNLGVPSIGLYAQYDKPRWGHKDLRYITLESPRDQLTHAQCQKIIQATAALLEQCLREI
- a CDS encoding 7-cyano-7-deazaguanine synthase; amino-acid sequence: MTALALFSGGCDSLIAMKLLTLQGIKVKAVHFNIGFGGNKDKSEYLRNAAEQVGAGLVLIDIRKQFFDNVLFTPKYGYGKYFNPCIDCHANMFAQAFLRLDELGASFVISGEVLGQRPKSQRKEALDQVRKLVRGFGSDERFAHLLAQDKVDSSKPQYLDELLLRPMCAKLLEPSFPEKMGWVDREKLLDISGRGRTRQLEMVKKWGFQYYENPGGGCLLTDLSVANKIKDLSAHRTMVLEDVALVKVGRYMVLPDGARCVIARNDEENKKLSAPNPKMSHITLLDSKGPLGLVESSASDGDRILAARLTLAYAKHSGAKERVQVGESILEVEPLDKQKAQEFLFFKA
- the dnaG gene encoding DNA primase, translated to MITSASIENLKNRIDILEIISHYLELKRVGSNYATTCPFHNEKSPSFMISPSKGIFHCYGCGIGGDSIKFVMEYEKLGFVEAIEKIADMLDFRLEYDSKERVERTDTLEKIAAFYHTSLLDSAPMLAYLHKRGIDDRLIAQWNLGFCPSHARHQAFINAQNLPTDELLKNGIIGKNEQYNQPFYPRFGERIMFPIYSANGKVVGFGGRSIKEGAMAKYLNSPQNPLFNKSRLLYGYHLAKQAIFASRQIIITEGYIDTIMLHKAGINNAVATLGTALTKEHIPLLNKGEPEIILSYDGDKAGINAAFRASSMLAPLSKKGGVVIFPDGADPADMILAGREQEVEKLFASPTPFIEFGLTMIASKHNLANPLSKEDALKEIKAFLHTLSPLMQEEYAQFSADLLQVPLQFLHPKAKAPKPKPIQAPESSGDKLERLILRYMLEDEALLNQALLYIDRSIFTEYQAAFDALCANDPSHPQLLGIALDPLPLCEGGFEAELRIFILRFLESKLKQTKDLAQISQLRAKILSLKTTKSTERKLQPI
- the thiF gene encoding thiamine biosynthesis protein ThiF gives rise to the protein MHITLNGAPLATHARTSLELFQSLGGKESDVWIVNGFATKEPIALQNGDELFCIQKGVLPPKDALDSMMRARHTPKLHEKLKQAKVAICGLGGLGSHIAIMLARSGVGELVLIDFDVIEPSNLNRQAYEISDLGKYKTNALQEHIRQINPYTTTHIHTLKIDEDNLPTLFDGVDIVCEAFDNALAKAMLAQNFHKHYPRTFLICASGLAGYGKSNAIQTKQFAPYLYICGDQVSAAQVGQGLMAPRVTICAAHQANLALELIATKSGF
- the thiS gene encoding sulfur carrier protein ThiS: MTINGQIFTLDSLPLQSYLTEHKLAIETIAIELNGKIVPKDELATLVFKQGDVVEIVSFVGGG